Proteins encoded together in one Myxococcus stipitatus window:
- a CDS encoding sensor histidine kinase, whose amino-acid sequence MVSLAAPTVSLEALRAVPLFADVDEDEARWLRGESAFLELAPGEWLGQEGDPASFHVILEGELRVTKRVAGVDTLVTVFHTGEFFGEVPLLLGQSLLASSRALTRCRLMRLTTHAFWRMLAECPTANREILGKMAERSRMLQSISLQQEKLASLGTLAAGLAHELNNPVSAVMRGVRELAARLRELPALALSLDCRAMSAPKVRALEAGLAPEPTPSAPLDRGDAEDALARWLEQRGVEDAWVLAPDLVESGLPLARLEAELDSLTGEVLKGTLRWVAATRGISRLLEEVGQAGGRIASLVNSARAYTYLDEAPLQRVDVHEGLESTLAVLAHRLRGVSVERDYDRSLPPITAYGTELNQVWTSLIENAADAIKEHGGGTLRLRTRRDCDQVVVEVWDDGPGIPEDVLPRIFDPFFTTKGVGEGTGLGLSITHRVVSLLHKGELSVTSKPGETCFQVRLPLELGTDAFVPGPARPRPHVARARPEPEALRGA is encoded by the coding sequence ATGGTGTCGCTCGCCGCACCCACCGTTTCATTGGAAGCGCTGCGCGCCGTCCCTCTCTTCGCGGACGTGGACGAGGACGAGGCGCGGTGGCTGCGTGGCGAGTCCGCCTTCCTCGAACTGGCGCCGGGCGAGTGGCTGGGCCAGGAGGGCGACCCCGCGTCGTTCCACGTCATCCTGGAGGGCGAGCTGCGCGTCACCAAGCGGGTGGCCGGCGTGGACACGCTCGTCACCGTGTTCCACACGGGCGAGTTCTTCGGCGAGGTGCCGCTGCTGCTGGGGCAGTCGTTGCTCGCGAGCAGCCGGGCGCTGACGCGCTGCCGGCTGATGCGCCTGACGACGCACGCCTTCTGGCGGATGCTGGCGGAGTGCCCCACGGCCAACCGGGAGATCCTGGGGAAGATGGCCGAGCGCAGCCGGATGCTCCAGTCCATCTCGCTCCAGCAGGAGAAGCTGGCCTCGCTCGGCACCCTGGCGGCGGGACTGGCGCACGAGCTGAACAACCCGGTGTCGGCGGTGATGCGCGGCGTGCGCGAGCTGGCGGCGCGGCTGCGCGAGCTGCCCGCGCTGGCGCTGTCGCTCGACTGTCGCGCCATGTCCGCCCCCAAGGTGCGCGCGCTGGAGGCGGGCCTGGCGCCGGAGCCGACGCCGAGCGCCCCGCTGGACCGGGGGGACGCGGAGGACGCGCTGGCGCGGTGGCTGGAGCAGCGGGGCGTGGAGGACGCGTGGGTGCTGGCGCCGGACCTGGTGGAGAGCGGCCTGCCGCTCGCGCGGCTGGAGGCGGAGCTGGACTCCCTGACGGGCGAGGTGCTCAAGGGGACGCTGCGCTGGGTGGCCGCCACGCGCGGCATCTCCCGGTTGTTGGAGGAGGTGGGGCAGGCGGGCGGGCGCATCGCGTCGCTGGTGAACTCCGCCCGCGCGTACACGTACCTGGACGAGGCGCCGCTGCAGCGCGTGGACGTGCACGAGGGGCTGGAGAGCACGCTCGCGGTGCTGGCGCACCGGCTGCGCGGGGTGAGCGTGGAGCGGGACTACGACCGGAGCCTGCCGCCCATCACCGCGTACGGCACGGAGCTGAACCAGGTGTGGACCAGCCTCATCGAGAACGCGGCGGACGCCATCAAGGAGCACGGCGGCGGCACGCTGCGGCTGCGCACGCGGCGCGACTGCGACCAGGTGGTGGTGGAGGTCTGGGACGACGGCCCGGGCATCCCGGAGGACGTGCTGCCGCGCATCTTCGACCCGTTCTTCACCACCAAGGGCGTGGGCGAGGGCACGGGCCTGGGGCTCAGCATCACCCACCGCGTGGTGTCCCTGCTGCACAAGGGCGAGCTGAGCGTCACCTCGAAGCCAGGGGAGACGTGCTTCCAGGTGCGCCTGCCGCTGGAGCTCGGGACGGACGCCTTCGTCCCAGGCCCGGCGCGTCCGCGTCCCCACGTCGCGCGCGCGCGCCCCGAACCGGAGGCGCTGCGCGGCGCGTGA
- a CDS encoding DUF6311 domain-containing protein — protein sequence MSVPSPVATETAVAPPPAPPPASPALVDAQRAGRIARGVAALGGLGWFLAFLGGARVVPPTNIEWMMRDDWAGHLFGWLFYRNAPWGLPLTLTPNHFRPYGTTVALNDGNPLWAVVLKPFEGLLPADFQYTGLWLALCFALMGWFGARLVECVSSRPVHQALGGLLFALSPPLVARFLHPTLCAHWLVVAMLWLNLRALPDRDAARRAVLLALLFNALGSGTHPYLVAMLVPLALALLTRLALERVLSWWEALAAAAAVLAVDLLLFAALGYFHGASLGAEGFGDFAADLSTLFNSQGWSRHVPGLPATWRQHEGFGFLGVGVLGLWAAGLVAAAPRLLRRWDVPWRKALPLGVVVAGMAVYALSWRVAWKTEQVLDLGWLYASVPRLTSAFRASGRFIWPLTYLLMLGAVGLWAWRWRARPWVVTAALVVAVGASAADLRTEKSALLLPTHLRRLQAPEWARLEEGGYRNLVLFPPHIQWVCPYDEQLVNTLSYFAYRHRLTFNSGNASRLPPTVSQDCHMTMRPGGLERDTVYVVAARELPGFLAAGARCGVLEGLPVCVDGQRADGFAQALDQRPLR from the coding sequence ATGTCCGTTCCCAGTCCCGTGGCGACCGAGACCGCGGTCGCCCCACCGCCCGCTCCCCCGCCCGCCTCTCCCGCCCTCGTCGACGCCCAGCGCGCGGGACGCATCGCGCGGGGCGTGGCCGCGCTGGGCGGGCTGGGCTGGTTCCTGGCGTTCCTCGGCGGCGCGCGCGTGGTGCCCCCGACGAACATCGAGTGGATGATGCGCGACGACTGGGCGGGCCACCTCTTCGGCTGGCTCTTCTATCGCAACGCGCCGTGGGGCCTGCCGTTGACGCTCACGCCCAACCACTTCCGGCCCTACGGCACCACCGTCGCGCTGAACGACGGCAACCCGCTGTGGGCGGTGGTGCTCAAGCCCTTCGAGGGGCTGTTGCCCGCGGACTTCCAGTACACGGGCCTGTGGCTGGCGCTGTGCTTCGCGCTGATGGGCTGGTTCGGCGCGCGGCTGGTGGAGTGCGTGTCCTCGCGCCCCGTGCACCAGGCGCTGGGGGGCCTGCTGTTCGCCCTGTCCCCGCCGCTCGTCGCGCGCTTCCTCCACCCCACGCTGTGCGCGCACTGGCTGGTGGTGGCGATGCTGTGGCTCAACCTGCGCGCCCTCCCCGACCGGGACGCGGCGAGGCGCGCGGTGCTGCTGGCCCTGCTCTTCAACGCGCTGGGCTCCGGCACCCACCCCTACCTCGTGGCCATGCTGGTGCCGCTGGCGCTGGCGCTGCTGACGCGGCTGGCGTTGGAGCGGGTGCTTTCCTGGTGGGAGGCGCTCGCCGCCGCCGCGGCCGTGCTCGCCGTGGACCTGCTGCTGTTCGCGGCGCTGGGCTACTTCCACGGCGCGTCGCTGGGCGCGGAGGGCTTCGGCGACTTCGCCGCGGACCTGAGCACGTTGTTCAACTCGCAGGGCTGGTCGCGCCACGTGCCCGGCCTGCCCGCCACGTGGCGTCAGCACGAGGGCTTCGGCTTCCTGGGCGTGGGCGTGCTGGGGCTGTGGGCCGCGGGGCTCGTCGCCGCCGCGCCGCGCCTGCTCCGGCGGTGGGACGTCCCCTGGCGCAAGGCGCTGCCCCTGGGCGTGGTGGTGGCGGGCATGGCGGTGTACGCGCTGTCCTGGCGCGTGGCGTGGAAGACGGAGCAGGTGCTCGACCTGGGCTGGCTCTACGCCTCCGTCCCCCGGCTCACCTCCGCGTTCCGGGCCTCGGGACGCTTCATCTGGCCGTTGACGTACCTGCTGATGCTGGGCGCGGTGGGGCTGTGGGCATGGCGCTGGCGCGCGCGCCCGTGGGTGGTCACGGCGGCGCTGGTGGTGGCGGTGGGCGCGAGCGCGGCCGACCTGCGCACCGAGAAGAGCGCCCTGCTCCTCCCCACGCACCTGCGCCGGCTCCAGGCGCCGGAGTGGGCCCGGCTGGAGGAGGGCGGCTATCGGAACCTCGTGCTCTTCCCGCCCCACATCCAGTGGGTCTGCCCCTACGACGAGCAGCTCGTCAACACGCTGAGCTACTTCGCCTACCGTCACCGCCTCACCTTCAACAGCGGCAACGCGTCACGCCTGCCCCCCACCGTGTCGCAGGACTGCCACATGACGATGCGGCCGGGCGGCCTGGAGCGCGACACCGTCTACGTGGTGGCGGCCCGGGAGCTGCCCGGCTTCCTGGCCGCCGGGGCCCGCTGCGGCGTGCTGGAGGGCCTGCCCGTGTGCGTCGACGGCCAGCGCGCGGACGGCTTCGCCCAGGCCCTGGACCAGCGCCCCCTGAGGTAG
- a CDS encoding cyclic nucleotide-binding domain-containing protein → MGREDIVTALRRIPLFARLGDEQLQWMASHGRQLRFPPGSRVALQGDPADGLSVILEGRTVWTRRVGNQDAHADTLETGDVFGEVILFLNAPYPTTGHAQTEVCLLRLEPAAFWELLRLAPSLGRGLMEVASARTQPQEVVSTQQPSPATPGQMVAGLAPELGNPSSSAHRSATRLRDTLRLVSARAMALGQHGLSTAQRSALLALPVEAAERGRATPALAPLERNRREEEVGSWLEQRGMMDAWDVAPALVASGLDVSWLESVQTRVGEALLRDTLSWLVSAVSGDVLLAEVERGTARVSALVEGVKAYSFLDARPTAPLDVHDSLERALAELGHRLAGGSVTVEREYDRAVPSVPAEAGALDEALTQLVLNALESLGERGGALRLRTRREERHVVVEVEDDGPGIPRDLMPRIFEPFFSTRPHAAGLGLDISRRIIERHGGDIRVLSEPGRTRVQVRLPA, encoded by the coding sequence ATGGGTCGCGAGGACATCGTCACAGCGCTGCGCCGGATTCCCCTGTTCGCCCGGCTGGGCGACGAGCAGCTCCAATGGATGGCCAGCCATGGCCGTCAGCTGCGCTTCCCTCCGGGCTCGCGCGTCGCCCTCCAGGGTGACCCGGCGGATGGCCTGTCCGTCATCCTCGAGGGCCGCACGGTGTGGACGCGCCGCGTGGGCAACCAGGACGCGCACGCCGACACGCTGGAGACGGGCGACGTCTTCGGCGAGGTCATCCTCTTCCTCAACGCCCCCTACCCCACCACCGGCCATGCCCAGACGGAGGTGTGCCTGCTGCGGCTGGAGCCCGCGGCCTTCTGGGAGCTCCTGCGCCTGGCCCCCTCGCTGGGGCGCGGGCTGATGGAGGTGGCCAGCGCCCGCACCCAGCCGCAGGAGGTCGTGTCCACGCAGCAGCCCTCCCCCGCGACACCGGGACAGATGGTCGCGGGGCTGGCCCCCGAGCTGGGCAACCCGTCCTCGTCCGCCCACCGCAGCGCGACGCGCCTGCGGGACACGCTGCGGCTGGTCTCCGCGCGGGCCATGGCCCTGGGGCAGCACGGCCTGTCCACCGCCCAGCGCAGCGCGCTGCTGGCGCTGCCCGTGGAGGCCGCCGAGCGTGGACGGGCCACGCCCGCCCTGGCGCCGCTGGAGCGCAACCGGCGCGAGGAGGAGGTCGGCTCCTGGCTGGAGCAGCGCGGGATGATGGACGCGTGGGACGTGGCGCCCGCGCTCGTCGCCTCCGGGCTGGACGTGTCGTGGCTGGAGTCGGTGCAGACGCGCGTGGGCGAGGCCCTGCTGCGCGACACCCTCTCCTGGCTGGTGTCCGCCGTGAGCGGCGACGTGCTGCTGGCGGAGGTCGAGCGGGGCACGGCCCGCGTGTCCGCGCTGGTGGAGGGCGTGAAGGCCTACAGCTTCCTGGACGCGCGCCCCACCGCGCCGCTGGACGTGCACGACAGCCTGGAGCGCGCGCTCGCGGAGCTGGGCCACCGGCTGGCGGGCGGAAGCGTCACGGTGGAGCGCGAGTACGACCGCGCGGTGCCCTCCGTCCCGGCGGAGGCCGGCGCGCTCGACGAGGCCCTCACGCAGCTGGTGCTCAACGCGCTGGAGTCGCTGGGCGAGCGCGGCGGCGCGCTGCGGCTGCGCACGCGGAGGGAGGAGCGGCACGTGGTGGTGGAGGTGGAGGACGACGGGCCGGGCATCCCGCGAGACCTGATGCCCCGCATCTTCGAGCCCTTCTTCAGCACCCGGCCCCACGCCGCGGGGCTGGGGTTGGACATCAGCCGCCGCATCATCGAGCGTCATGGCGGCGACATCCGCGTGCTGTCGGAGCCCGGCCGCACGCGGGTGCAGGTGCGCCTGCCCGCCTGA
- a CDS encoding VOC family protein → MSTIDKHEVGTPTWMDLMTLDLDKARAFYGDLFGWTFDIGPKEAGYYTLCQLGGRPVAGLGLKPPDQPRFAVWNLYFEVDDVDAACARAEKLGGKVVMRPRDVPESHRIAFCVDPTGATFGLWQSRQHTGAQAVGEPGAMVWHEVLTRDATRDRAFYTALLGLNDEKVEDVGVDYWALNKGRDVVAGVLQMDASWPRDIPANWMNYFAVEDTDAAAKRVTELGGEVKQPPTDSPYGRFSVVSDSQGGVFTLIKPMPPS, encoded by the coding sequence ATGTCCACCATCGACAAGCACGAGGTCGGCACACCCACCTGGATGGACCTGATGACGCTGGACCTGGACAAGGCCCGCGCGTTCTACGGCGACCTGTTCGGCTGGACGTTCGACATCGGACCGAAGGAGGCGGGGTACTACACCCTCTGCCAGCTCGGGGGGCGCCCCGTCGCGGGGCTGGGGCTGAAACCGCCGGACCAGCCGAGGTTCGCGGTGTGGAACCTCTACTTCGAGGTGGACGACGTGGACGCGGCCTGCGCGCGCGCGGAGAAGCTGGGCGGCAAGGTGGTGATGCGGCCCCGCGACGTCCCGGAATCCCACCGCATCGCCTTCTGCGTGGACCCCACCGGCGCCACCTTCGGGCTGTGGCAGTCGCGCCAGCACACGGGCGCCCAGGCGGTGGGGGAGCCCGGCGCCATGGTGTGGCACGAGGTGCTCACCCGCGACGCGACACGCGACAGGGCGTTCTACACGGCGCTGCTCGGCTTGAATGACGAGAAGGTGGAGGACGTGGGCGTGGACTACTGGGCCTTGAACAAGGGCCGGGACGTCGTCGCCGGGGTGCTTCAGATGGACGCCTCGTGGCCCCGGGACATCCCCGCCAACTGGATGAACTACTTCGCCGTGGAGGACACCGACGCGGCGGCGAAGCGGGTCACCGAGCTGGGGGGCGAGGTGAAGCAGCCTCCCACGGATTCTCCCTACGGGCGCTTCAGCGTGGTGAGCGACTCGCAGGGGGGCGTCTTCACCCTCATCAAGCCGATGCCCCCCTCCTGA
- a CDS encoding AAA family ATPase: MSSALAGSARASRPVEPWLEELDLLVRARYPLLYLLTWEEHRVDAVLAELARAHGKALFHWSITRGLRHVGNTRGPVLPEDTRNPLEALAAIEKLGEPALVVLKDFHPYLEEKSVVRALRELAHFLKSSFTTVVLLSPSLLIPVELEKEVSVIDVPMPGYGDLMSLLKEIVAVVRRTNKATIELTREHADQLIKAALGLTLAEAENAFAKAIAHDGKLGPEDIKRVQDEKRQVIRKSGLLEYYPPEESLGNVGGLEHLKGWLTQRTAAFGERARQFGLPEPRGLLLLGVQGCGKSLTAKAVSAHWGLPLLRLDMGRIFSGLVGSSEENLRKAIRVAEGVAPVVLWVDEIEKGLSGMGSSGTVDGGVSARVFGTLLTWLQEKTAPVFVVATANRIDGLPPELLRKGRFDDIFFIDLPEHPERQDIFRIHLRRRQREPSHFDLGELATLTEGFSGSEIEQAVVAGLYEAFAENAELAQRHLVRTIRDTFPLSVTMRDEIQRAREWARGRTRPASASAPSGGTP, from the coding sequence ATGTCGTCCGCCCTTGCTGGCAGCGCCCGCGCCTCCCGTCCCGTCGAGCCCTGGCTCGAGGAGCTCGACCTCCTCGTCCGGGCCCGCTATCCGCTGCTGTACCTGCTCACCTGGGAGGAGCACCGGGTGGACGCGGTGCTGGCGGAGCTGGCGCGCGCGCACGGCAAGGCGCTGTTCCACTGGTCCATCACCCGGGGCCTGCGCCACGTGGGCAACACGCGGGGGCCGGTGCTGCCCGAGGACACCCGCAACCCGCTGGAGGCGCTGGCCGCCATCGAGAAGCTGGGGGAGCCCGCCCTCGTCGTGCTGAAGGACTTCCATCCATACCTGGAGGAGAAGTCCGTGGTGCGGGCGCTGCGGGAGCTGGCGCACTTCCTCAAGAGCAGCTTCACCACCGTCGTCCTCCTGTCCCCCTCGCTGCTCATCCCCGTGGAGCTGGAAAAGGAGGTGTCCGTCATCGACGTGCCCATGCCCGGGTACGGCGACCTGATGAGCCTCCTGAAGGAAATCGTCGCGGTGGTGCGCCGCACCAACAAGGCCACCATCGAGCTGACGCGCGAGCACGCCGACCAGCTCATCAAGGCCGCGCTGGGGCTCACCCTGGCGGAGGCGGAGAACGCCTTCGCCAAGGCCATCGCGCATGACGGCAAGCTGGGGCCCGAGGACATCAAGCGCGTCCAGGACGAGAAGCGCCAGGTGATTCGCAAGAGCGGCCTGTTGGAGTACTACCCGCCCGAGGAGAGCCTGGGGAACGTGGGCGGCCTGGAGCACCTGAAGGGGTGGCTCACGCAGCGCACCGCCGCGTTCGGCGAGCGGGCGCGCCAGTTCGGCCTGCCGGAGCCCCGGGGCCTGCTGCTGCTGGGCGTGCAGGGCTGCGGCAAGAGCCTCACCGCCAAGGCGGTCTCCGCGCACTGGGGCCTGCCGCTGCTGCGGCTGGACATGGGCCGCATCTTCAGCGGGCTGGTGGGCTCGTCGGAGGAGAACCTGCGCAAGGCCATCCGCGTGGCGGAGGGCGTGGCGCCCGTGGTGCTGTGGGTGGACGAAATCGAGAAGGGCCTGTCGGGCATGGGCTCGTCGGGCACGGTGGACGGCGGCGTGTCCGCGCGCGTCTTCGGCACGCTGCTCACCTGGCTCCAGGAGAAGACGGCGCCGGTGTTCGTGGTGGCCACGGCCAACCGCATCGACGGGCTGCCGCCGGAGCTGCTGCGCAAGGGGCGCTTCGACGACATCTTCTTCATCGACCTGCCGGAGCACCCCGAGCGCCAGGACATCTTCCGCATCCACCTGCGCCGCCGACAGCGAGAGCCGTCGCACTTCGACCTGGGGGAGCTGGCCACGCTCACGGAGGGCTTCAGCGGCTCCGAAATCGAGCAGGCGGTGGTGGCAGGCCTCTACGAAGCCTTCGCGGAGAACGCGGAGCTGGCGCAGCGACACCTGGTGCGCACCATCCGCGACACCTTCCCGCTGTCGGTGACGATGCGGGACGAGATTCAACGCGCCCGCGAGTGGGCCCGGGGCCGCACGCGCCCGGCCTCCGCGAGCGCGCCGTCCGGAGGGACGCCATGA
- the larC gene encoding nickel pincer cofactor biosynthesis protein LarC, giving the protein MRRILYLEPVGGIAGDMFLAAGIDLGLSPGDIEAALRGLQVPGWKLAVSRAARHAISGTHLDVVLDAREAHPHRAYSDIRQLIESAPTLPPRAKERALAVFRAIGEAEAKVHGVSIDDIHFHEVGAVDSIVDICGAAVVLELLGDPEVHAAPPPLGSGTIRVAHGAMPIPVPATMELLRDVPVRFEGVGELTTPTGAALLKVLTRIGHPPDFIIEKIGYGVGTKDFKDRPNVLRASLGRIEAPRAEGLWVVEANLDDATPQLLGHLLERLFTVGALDAWVSPVVMKKSRPGHVLSALVEGGGRETVMDLLLHESTTLGVRYHRVEREALERDWVQVETPWGRVRVKRGLRHGVVLNAHPEFEDCRHVAEVAGVPVKQVMAAALVALGLPA; this is encoded by the coding sequence ATGCGACGCATCCTCTACCTGGAGCCGGTGGGCGGCATCGCCGGGGACATGTTCCTGGCGGCGGGCATCGACCTGGGGCTCTCACCCGGGGACATCGAGGCGGCGCTGCGCGGGCTGCAGGTGCCGGGCTGGAAGCTGGCGGTGAGCCGCGCGGCGCGCCATGCCATCAGCGGCACGCACCTGGACGTGGTGCTGGACGCGCGCGAGGCGCACCCGCACCGGGCCTACTCGGACATCCGCCAGCTCATCGAGTCCGCGCCGACGCTGCCTCCCCGGGCGAAGGAGCGCGCGCTCGCGGTGTTCCGCGCCATCGGCGAGGCCGAGGCGAAGGTGCACGGCGTCTCCATCGACGACATCCACTTCCACGAGGTGGGCGCGGTGGATTCCATCGTGGACATCTGCGGCGCGGCGGTGGTGCTGGAGCTTTTGGGCGACCCGGAGGTCCACGCCGCGCCGCCGCCGCTGGGCAGCGGCACCATCCGCGTGGCCCATGGCGCCATGCCCATCCCCGTGCCCGCGACGATGGAGCTGCTGCGCGACGTGCCCGTGCGCTTCGAGGGCGTGGGCGAGCTGACGACGCCCACCGGCGCGGCGCTGCTGAAGGTGCTCACGCGCATCGGCCATCCACCGGACTTCATCATCGAGAAGATCGGCTACGGCGTGGGCACCAAGGACTTCAAGGACCGGCCCAACGTCCTGCGCGCGTCGCTGGGACGCATCGAGGCGCCCCGGGCGGAGGGGCTGTGGGTGGTGGAGGCGAACCTCGACGACGCCACGCCCCAGCTGCTGGGCCACCTGCTGGAGCGGCTGTTCACGGTGGGCGCGCTGGACGCGTGGGTGTCGCCCGTCGTCATGAAGAAGAGCCGGCCCGGCCACGTGCTCAGCGCGTTGGTGGAGGGAGGCGGGCGCGAGACGGTGATGGACCTGCTGCTGCACGAGTCCACCACGCTCGGCGTGCGCTACCACCGCGTGGAGCGCGAGGCGTTGGAGCGCGACTGGGTCCAGGTGGAGACGCCCTGGGGCCGCGTCCGCGTGAAGCGCGGCCTGCGCCACGGCGTCGTCCTCAACGCCCACCCCGAGTTCGAGGACTGCCGCCACGTCGCGGAGGTCGCTGGCGTTCCGGTGAAGCAGGTCATGGCCGCCGCGCTGGTGGCGCTCGGGCTGCCCGCGTGA
- the larB gene encoding nickel pincer cofactor biosynthesis protein LarB encodes MDEKALKQLLGSVKSGRVSVDDAVGRLKDLPFAELGYATLDTHRNLRFGFPEVVLGEPKTVEQILGIVGALVERKQTVLVTRLQPDKAEALVARFPKGQYHPVARIFHLKQGKVRAGRVAIVTAGTSDIPVAEEAAVTAEAMGAEVRRVYDVGVAGIHRLLRRREEIQECHVAVVVAGMEGALASALGGLVGIPVVAVPTSVGYGANFKGVSALLAMVNSCASNVATVNIDNGFGGGFYAALISRTKGRR; translated from the coding sequence ATGGATGAGAAGGCGCTGAAGCAGCTGCTCGGCAGCGTGAAGTCCGGCCGCGTCTCCGTGGACGACGCCGTGGGGCGACTCAAGGACCTGCCCTTCGCGGAGCTGGGCTACGCGACGCTCGACACCCACCGCAACCTGCGCTTCGGGTTCCCCGAGGTGGTGCTGGGCGAGCCGAAGACGGTGGAGCAGATCCTGGGCATCGTCGGCGCGCTGGTGGAGCGCAAGCAGACGGTGCTGGTGACGCGGTTGCAGCCGGACAAGGCGGAGGCGCTGGTGGCGCGCTTCCCCAAGGGGCAGTACCACCCGGTGGCGCGCATCTTCCACCTCAAGCAGGGCAAGGTGCGCGCGGGCCGCGTGGCCATCGTCACGGCGGGCACCAGCGACATCCCGGTGGCCGAGGAGGCCGCGGTGACGGCGGAGGCCATGGGCGCGGAGGTGCGGCGCGTCTACGACGTGGGCGTGGCGGGCATCCACCGGCTCCTGCGGCGCCGGGAGGAAATCCAGGAGTGCCACGTGGCGGTGGTGGTGGCGGGGATGGAGGGGGCGCTGGCGAGCGCGCTGGGGGGCCTGGTGGGCATCCCCGTCGTCGCGGTGCCGACGTCCGTGGGGTACGGCGCCAACTTCAAGGGCGTCTCCGCGCTGCTGGCGATGGTGAACTCGTGCGCCTCCAACGTGGCCACGGTGAACATCGACAACGGGTTCGGGGGCGGCTTCTACGCGGCCCTCATCTCGCGCACGAAGGGACGGCGGTGA
- a CDS encoding chemotaxis protein CheC gives MSLSLPSDAQLDALREVANIGCGHAANALSRLMGGRQVDLSVPRVVLTGPADAAGLLGGDAPTVAAWLSISGGMRGLMLMALPLAEGQALETLLLGRPNSEQAERDSAVSEAANIVASACLSAIGKMTGWKLMPSVPTLRRGEARALVDEAVGQVDSDAGRVVVLEARFNAAAAPPVSGQLLLVLERESIRALLARLGV, from the coding sequence GTGAGCCTCTCCCTCCCCAGTGATGCGCAGCTCGACGCCCTCCGCGAGGTGGCCAACATCGGCTGTGGCCATGCCGCCAACGCGCTCTCCCGGTTGATGGGAGGGCGGCAGGTGGACCTCTCCGTGCCACGGGTGGTGCTCACCGGCCCCGCGGACGCGGCGGGCCTGTTGGGCGGCGACGCGCCCACGGTGGCCGCGTGGCTGTCCATCTCCGGCGGCATGCGGGGCCTCATGTTGATGGCGCTGCCGCTGGCGGAGGGGCAGGCGCTGGAGACGCTACTGCTCGGGCGGCCGAATTCGGAGCAGGCCGAGCGGGACAGCGCGGTGTCGGAGGCGGCGAACATCGTGGCCAGCGCGTGTCTGTCCGCCATCGGCAAGATGACGGGTTGGAAGCTCATGCCGTCGGTGCCCACGCTGCGGCGGGGGGAGGCGCGCGCGCTGGTGGACGAGGCGGTGGGGCAGGTGGACTCCGACGCCGGCCGTGTCGTCGTGCTGGAGGCGCGCTTCAACGCGGCGGCGGCCCCCCCGGTGAGCGGGCAGCTGCTCCTGGTGCTGGAGCGGGAGAGCATCCGCGCGCTGCTGGCGCGGCTGGGCGTGTAG